Proteins from a genomic interval of Bifidobacterium longum subsp. infantis ATCC 15697 = JCM 1222 = DSM 20088:
- a CDS encoding ImmA/IrrE family metallo-endopeptidase: MRHLPLNMHDSYGGMRMAIYAAGLDVEVRSSPSLPGNMMGCYCEATRTILIDRRLPYVAKRCVLVHELVHWLHGDEQCGINETRTRMGTNPRKWVIDLFDSVYSGDS, from the coding sequence ATGAGACACCTACCGTTGAACATGCACGATTCCTACGGCGGCATGCGCATGGCCATCTACGCTGCCGGACTCGACGTAGAGGTGCGCAGCTCTCCCAGCCTACCGGGCAACATGATGGGCTGTTACTGCGAGGCCACACGCACCATCCTCATCGACCGGCGTCTCCCATACGTGGCCAAACGGTGCGTCCTTGTGCATGAGCTCGTCCACTGGTTGCACGGCGACGAACAATGCGGAATCAACGAAACCCGCACCCGCATGGGGACGAACCCGCGTAAATGGGTGATTGATCTCTTTGATTCTGTTTATAGTGGGGATTCATGA
- a CDS encoding DNA cytosine methyltransferase, whose amino-acid sequence MRTRTVISAIDLFCGTGGLSLGLKQGGVRVVAGIDNAASCAYPYEENIKAKFVRKSVREVTGDELKRLWGRSSVRLLAGCAPCQPFSSQRRGVDTSQEQSWPLLLEFGRLVRETTPDYVTMENVPRLQKSEVFEEFVSILRETGYQVAHSVLFGPDYGLPQRRRRLVLLAGRGTDVPIPSPTVDKDSYRTVSDAIQDLPPLSAGEHDPDDRLHFARNLTPLNLRRIQASEPGGTWKDWPEELLLECQKKTTGSTFKSFYGRMEWDKPSPTITTQSYNPGTGRFTHPEQDRTLTLREASRLQGFPDSFMFTKPGEPITFTNVGRLIGNAVPPVFGKAIARQIVAVEKEKRNQDNE is encoded by the coding sequence ATGAGGACAAGAACTGTGATATCGGCCATTGACCTGTTTTGCGGCACGGGAGGATTGTCGCTCGGTCTGAAACAGGGCGGCGTGCGTGTCGTTGCGGGGATAGACAACGCGGCTTCCTGCGCCTACCCATATGAGGAGAACATCAAGGCCAAATTCGTGCGGAAAAGCGTTCGTGAGGTCACGGGCGATGAATTGAAGCGACTGTGGGGCCGTTCCAGTGTCCGTCTGCTTGCCGGATGTGCGCCATGTCAGCCATTCTCGTCGCAACGGCGTGGAGTGGACACGTCGCAGGAACAGTCATGGCCGTTGCTTCTGGAGTTCGGGCGTCTTGTCAGGGAAACGACCCCAGACTACGTCACCATGGAAAACGTGCCCAGACTCCAGAAATCCGAGGTCTTCGAGGAATTCGTGTCGATCCTTCGGGAAACGGGATATCAGGTCGCCCATTCCGTGCTATTCGGCCCCGACTACGGTCTGCCTCAACGGCGCAGAAGGCTTGTGCTGCTCGCCGGACGGGGAACAGACGTCCCTATCCCATCCCCGACAGTCGACAAGGACTCATACAGAACCGTCTCCGATGCGATTCAGGATCTCCCGCCATTGTCCGCCGGAGAGCATGATCCGGACGACCGGCTGCATTTCGCCCGTAATCTCACTCCATTGAACCTCCGGCGGATACAAGCCTCCGAGCCGGGAGGCACATGGAAGGACTGGCCGGAAGAGCTTCTGCTGGAATGCCAGAAAAAAACGACCGGGTCCACGTTCAAATCGTTTTATGGACGTATGGAATGGGACAAACCCTCACCGACCATCACTACGCAGTCCTACAATCCCGGCACCGGGCGATTCACCCACCCCGAGCAGGACAGGACGCTGACTCTCCGCGAGGCGTCACGCCTGCAGGGATTCCCGGACTCGTTCATGTTCACGAAGCCGGGAGAGCCCATCACGTTCACCAACGTCGGGCGGCTTATCGGCAACGCGGTGCCTCCCGTGTTCGGCAAGGCAATCGCACGCCAGATCGTCGCAGTGGAAAAGGAAAAGAGGAATCAGGATAATGAATGA
- a CDS encoding BbrUII/HgiDII family restriction enzyme encodes MNDKYTLTVDIATVDSLGRNLYSNAAAVLSEFVANAWDADATRVEIQFDPNNSISILDNGCGMTDGELNSRFLTVGYRKRVVEGMASPRFKRPYMGRKGIGKLSAFSLADKMVVSSRKQDGPSHGFTIDAKEMEKSIRNTDPAGREYHPEPLADAAAEFGDRANGTKIVLSDLRVKRVSITERALRRRLARRFDVLGLANLPEDQGRFVIEINGEPVTYEDRGDLQKLQYIWYLGDYELPDGVQVSAEAENRIKDTSIPGHDDWRISGWIGSVAKPADRVFEADDESMKNIIVLARKRPIQEGLLDHLDFDKHFASYVTGQIQADFLDQDDQEDIATSDRQRLVEDDERVRAFNAKMKDIFNAASDKWSELRSDTTTKALYESVPEVREWITSLPSDRRRPAQKMISRISSIDGLNDDDRNSLYQSSIAAFYKLQQNDEIDKLKDVDTMSEAQLFTILSSYARFEELEYGQIIRTRLSVIGKLEYLLDHNELENRTRDFIAENPWLLDPSWERATEDLVKEQSFKRIAKEQFNLDFSDDAADDRLDIKYLDGGGRQVIVEFKRYGRKVKISELTLQIEKYARAMTRLLQQADARAGSGSHAYTNDSGIDARVNVIIIVKHVYSDIKDEIMPVKAANDRVRIFNARFLYFSDMVEKSKERYQEFTENPAQNDLAAKAIHALDKIS; translated from the coding sequence ATGAATGATAAATACACGCTGACCGTCGACATCGCCACGGTGGATTCCCTGGGCAGGAACCTGTATTCGAACGCGGCAGCAGTGCTGTCGGAGTTCGTCGCCAACGCATGGGATGCAGACGCCACCCGCGTTGAGATCCAGTTCGATCCGAATAATTCCATCTCGATCTTGGACAACGGGTGCGGCATGACCGACGGGGAACTCAACTCACGGTTCCTGACAGTGGGATACCGGAAAAGAGTCGTGGAAGGCATGGCTTCGCCCAGATTCAAGCGTCCCTACATGGGACGGAAGGGCATTGGCAAACTGTCCGCGTTCTCCCTCGCGGACAAGATGGTCGTTTCCTCGAGAAAACAGGATGGCCCGTCTCACGGGTTCACCATCGACGCGAAGGAAATGGAGAAGAGTATCCGCAACACCGATCCCGCAGGAAGGGAGTACCACCCGGAACCGCTGGCCGACGCCGCCGCGGAATTCGGCGACCGTGCCAACGGGACGAAAATTGTTCTTTCCGATCTGAGGGTGAAACGGGTATCCATTACCGAACGGGCCCTGCGCCGGAGGCTGGCGAGGCGTTTCGACGTCCTCGGCCTTGCGAACCTGCCCGAGGATCAGGGAAGATTCGTCATAGAAATCAACGGTGAGCCGGTCACGTACGAGGATCGCGGCGATCTCCAGAAACTGCAGTACATATGGTATCTGGGGGATTACGAACTGCCGGACGGAGTGCAGGTGTCCGCCGAAGCCGAAAACCGCATCAAAGACACAAGTATCCCGGGGCATGATGACTGGCGTATCTCCGGATGGATAGGAAGCGTTGCCAAGCCCGCCGACAGGGTGTTCGAAGCCGACGACGAGAGCATGAAGAACATCATAGTTCTCGCGAGAAAGAGGCCGATCCAAGAGGGACTATTGGATCACCTCGATTTTGACAAGCATTTCGCAAGCTATGTCACCGGTCAGATCCAAGCCGACTTCCTGGACCAGGATGATCAGGAGGACATTGCCACGTCGGACAGGCAGAGACTAGTCGAGGACGATGAGCGGGTCCGCGCGTTCAATGCGAAGATGAAGGACATATTCAACGCGGCATCGGACAAGTGGTCGGAATTGAGGAGCGATACAACCACCAAAGCCCTTTATGAGAGCGTTCCTGAGGTCAGGGAATGGATTACCTCGCTTCCGTCGGATCGCAGGAGACCCGCACAGAAGATGATTTCGCGAATATCCAGCATTGACGGCCTGAATGACGACGACCGCAATTCCCTGTATCAGTCGTCAATCGCCGCCTTCTACAAACTGCAGCAGAACGATGAGATAGACAAGCTCAAAGACGTTGACACGATGAGTGAGGCGCAGCTATTCACCATACTGTCCTCGTATGCCAGATTTGAGGAACTGGAGTATGGCCAAATAATCAGGACGAGGCTTTCCGTCATCGGCAAGCTGGAATATCTGTTGGACCACAATGAACTCGAAAACAGGACTAGGGATTTCATCGCGGAAAACCCATGGCTTTTGGATCCGTCATGGGAGCGTGCGACGGAAGACCTCGTCAAGGAACAGTCCTTCAAAAGGATAGCGAAGGAACAATTCAATCTGGATTTCAGCGACGACGCCGCCGACGACCGGCTCGACATCAAATACCTGGACGGAGGCGGACGACAAGTCATCGTCGAGTTCAAACGATACGGAAGGAAGGTGAAGATAAGCGAACTGACGCTGCAAATTGAGAAATATGCTCGGGCAATGACGCGGCTGTTGCAGCAAGCTGACGCGCGGGCTGGTTCTGGCTCGCATGCGTACACGAACGATTCAGGAATTGACGCAAGAGTCAATGTGATAATCATTGTCAAGCACGTGTACAGCGACATAAAAGACGAAATAATGCCTGTAAAGGCCGCGAACGATCGCGTTCGCATCTTCAATGCGCGATTCCTGTACTTCTCAGACATGGTCGAGAAGAGCAAGGAGAGATATCAGGAATTCACGGAGAATCCCGCCCAGAATGATCTTGCCGCCAAGGCGATACACGCCTTGGACAAGATAAGCTGA
- a CDS encoding ImmA/IrrE family metallo-endopeptidase: MRGSEKDDERPTADKLFVELRADAYGVVRIRARSDRGQRPPAPQAGRALSQGADTILIDRRITYTRKRCTLVHELVHWAHDDDTSKGCEGSRIERRCRRRTALLLIDPAEYALAERMYGGNPTKWPASSTSPSKSSKTTDKSSAR; the protein is encoded by the coding sequence TTGAGAGGAAGCGAGAAAGATGATGAGCGCCCGACTGCTGATAAGCTCTTCGTTGAGCTACGGGCAGATGCGTATGGCGTTGTACGGATTCGCGCCCGGTCTGACCGTGGCCAGCGCCCTCCTGCCCCGCAGGCTGGACGGGCTCTATCGCAGGGAGCGGACACGATCCTGATCGACCGGCGCATCACCTACACGCGCAAACGCTGCACGCTGGTGCACGAGCTCGTCCACTGGGCGCATGACGACGACACGTCGAAAGGGTGCGAGGGCAGTCGGATCGAACGGCGTTGCCGGCGGCGGACCGCCCTGCTGCTCATCGACCCGGCAGAGTACGCGCTGGCGGAACGCATGTACGGCGGCAACCCCACCAAATGGCCAGCGAGCTCAACGTCACCGTCCAAGTCATCGAAGACTACAGACAAATCCTCAGCGAGATAA
- a CDS encoding DUF2335 domain-containing protein → MDNEQQSNPEGHDEGRANSSDSQGGAEVVHAGDSSTAPDESLGNGGRQPAQSDGQGIDLNAIAIAARSGPLPSVEEYAGYERVLPGAADRILAMAEKSLDVEISDRKAATAMEAADHKAENLSMLITSVAFSFLPWMAFGAAIVCAAFGNNVGTFIGSIVGVFSAGPQLIDAVKRKRK, encoded by the coding sequence ATGGATAATGAGCAACAATCCAATCCTGAAGGGCATGACGAGGGGCGCGCAAATAGTAGTGACTCGCAAGGTGGAGCGGAGGTCGTTCACGCCGGCGACAGCAGTACAGCTCCAGACGAAAGCCTGGGAAATGGTGGGCGACAGCCTGCGCAGAGCGATGGACAAGGAATCGACCTCAACGCGATAGCGATTGCGGCACGCTCTGGCCCACTGCCTTCCGTCGAAGAATACGCAGGTTATGAGAGGGTACTTCCCGGTGCCGCTGATCGCATACTGGCCATGGCCGAAAAATCGTTGGACGTCGAGATATCGGACAGAAAAGCAGCAACAGCAATGGAGGCCGCTGACCATAAGGCCGAAAACCTCAGTATGCTCATTACTTCCGTTGCCTTTTCGTTCCTGCCTTGGATGGCCTTTGGAGCCGCTATAGTTTGCGCGGCCTTTGGAAACAATGTCGGTACGTTCATTGGAAGCATAGTTGGCGTCTTTTCCGCTGGTCCTCAGCTTATTGACGCCGTAAAACGTAAACGCAAATAG
- a CDS encoding tyrosine-type recombinase/integrase, translating into MANVTRYKTSKGENRYRVRYRKPDGTQTDKRGFRRKIDAENWAAEHVTIAKATNSYVDPEDGKRRVGDLYEQWLKEKWPFWKETTRVNATEAWRLYCEERWADRRIGTITRAEVQAWISDIIASAGAPSVRRPYQTMLGICRMAVRDKLILDNPCENVELPKLPRRKSRRVYLTISRLLAFADECSRGKHLGAERRALVLTLGFCGLRWGEAAALKARDLDFGRGVLHVGGNLVYVGARWVEGTPKNSEERDVPMPLIVMEALKPMCGEREPDERVFRDLRGGPIMKQSAAKTTGWWYHALVRLGWPKEEWPTPHDLRHTAASLAVHAGANVKALQRMLGHKNASMTLDVYADLFDSDLMDVARLLDAAVQVETGMEKCGQNVGKSVLEPV; encoded by the coding sequence ATGGCGAACGTCACCAGATACAAAACCTCAAAGGGCGAAAACCGCTACCGCGTCCGCTACCGGAAACCCGACGGTACGCAAACCGACAAGAGGGGTTTCCGCCGCAAGATCGACGCGGAGAACTGGGCGGCCGAGCACGTCACCATCGCCAAGGCCACCAACAGCTATGTTGACCCGGAGGACGGCAAACGACGTGTTGGAGACCTCTACGAGCAATGGCTGAAGGAGAAATGGCCGTTTTGGAAGGAAACCACACGGGTCAACGCCACGGAAGCATGGCGACTCTACTGCGAGGAGCGTTGGGCCGATCGTCGGATCGGCACCATCACCCGCGCCGAGGTCCAGGCGTGGATCAGCGACATCATCGCGAGCGCCGGCGCTCCATCCGTGAGACGCCCGTACCAGACCATGCTCGGCATCTGCCGCATGGCCGTCCGGGACAAGCTCATACTCGACAACCCCTGTGAAAACGTTGAACTCCCCAAGCTGCCGAGGCGCAAGAGCCGTCGCGTGTACCTGACCATATCCCGGCTGCTCGCATTCGCCGACGAATGCTCCAGGGGAAAGCATCTGGGAGCGGAGCGGCGGGCGCTCGTGCTGACACTGGGCTTCTGCGGATTGCGCTGGGGCGAGGCGGCAGCGTTGAAGGCCCGTGACCTGGACTTCGGTCGGGGAGTGCTGCATGTGGGCGGCAACCTCGTGTACGTCGGGGCAAGATGGGTCGAGGGCACTCCGAAGAACAGCGAGGAACGCGACGTGCCCATGCCTCTCATCGTCATGGAGGCGTTGAAACCGATGTGCGGGGAACGCGAACCGGACGAAAGGGTGTTTCGTGATCTGCGGGGCGGCCCGATTATGAAGCAGAGCGCGGCAAAGACGACCGGCTGGTGGTATCACGCGCTGGTGCGCCTGGGCTGGCCGAAGGAGGAATGGCCCACACCGCATGACCTGCGCCATACCGCGGCATCGCTGGCCGTGCACGCCGGGGCGAACGTCAAGGCGCTGCAGCGGATGCTCGGCCACAAGAACGCGAGCATGACGTTGGATGTGTATGCGGATCTGTTCGACAGCGACCTGATGGACGTGGCCCGTCTGCTCGACGCCGCAGTGCAGGTGGAGACGGGCATGGAAAAATGTGGGCAAAATGTGGGCAAAAGCGTTTTGGAGCCCGTATGA
- a CDS encoding fructosamine kinase family protein — protein sequence MATYRKSRAFAPEGFFECEGRGLEWLGAAHAQGGPRVVQVYGWGKDYLDIERVGSASPTPQAARAFGAALAHMHDTGAEYFGSAPDGYNGTCYFGPLQDPVKMDTGEWTDPISYFADGRLRPMVNLGVRRGELDKRDVELTERVIEALPDLMGRAAADKPARIHGDLWSGNVMWTADSGQSEAVLIDPAAHGGHREEDLSMLHLFGMSYLSEITEGYQSVHPLKAGWQERITLWQLYPIAGHCVFFGGGYVNEYRSMCRSLLK from the coding sequence ATGGCCACGTATCGCAAAAGCAGGGCATTCGCACCGGAAGGATTCTTCGAATGCGAGGGCCGAGGGCTCGAATGGTTGGGAGCGGCTCATGCGCAGGGCGGCCCGCGCGTGGTGCAGGTATACGGCTGGGGCAAGGATTATCTGGATATCGAACGTGTGGGTAGCGCGTCCCCCACGCCTCAGGCGGCACGAGCTTTTGGTGCGGCTCTGGCCCATATGCATGATACTGGTGCCGAATATTTCGGGTCTGCGCCTGACGGATATAACGGCACATGCTACTTCGGACCATTGCAGGACCCAGTGAAAATGGATACCGGCGAGTGGACCGACCCGATCAGCTATTTCGCTGATGGACGGCTGCGCCCGATGGTCAACCTTGGTGTGAGGCGTGGCGAGCTGGATAAGCGCGATGTTGAGTTGACTGAGCGCGTGATTGAAGCGCTGCCGGACCTGATGGGCCGCGCCGCAGCCGACAAGCCGGCGCGCATCCACGGCGATCTGTGGAGCGGCAATGTGATGTGGACCGCCGATTCCGGGCAGTCCGAGGCCGTGCTCATCGATCCGGCGGCACATGGCGGTCATCGCGAGGAGGATCTGTCTATGCTGCACCTGTTCGGCATGAGCTATCTGAGCGAAATCACCGAGGGCTACCAGTCCGTACATCCGCTGAAGGCCGGATGGCAGGAGCGTATCACGCTCTGGCAGCTCTACCCCATCGCCGGCCATTGCGTCTTCTTCGGCGGCGGCTACGTCAACGAATACCGCTCCATGTGTCGTTCCCTGCTGAAGTGA
- a CDS encoding undecaprenyl-diphosphate phosphatase, with the protein MNFFQAIILGIVQALTEYLPVSSSAHIRIFGDLMLGSDPGAAFTAIIQIGTELAVILYFRHDIINILTHWFGCLFGRNGKDWKARMGRGDEYATLGWNIIVGSIPIVILGFTLQDVIETSLRNLWITVTVLLVFGVLLWVVDAKARQNKTMDDMTYRDAFLFGLGQSMALIPGVSRSGGTITVGRALGYTREAAVRLSFLMAIPAVFGSGLLETVKAVKNYKTDAMFPGWGPTLVAMVISFVLGYIVIIGFLKFVSTFSYKAFAIYRIGLAVVVALLLIVGVLPAIDPSVAAAA; encoded by the coding sequence ATGAATTTCTTCCAAGCGATCATTCTCGGCATCGTTCAGGCGCTGACCGAATATCTCCCGGTATCCTCCAGCGCGCATATCCGTATTTTCGGCGATCTGATGCTGGGCTCTGATCCCGGTGCGGCGTTTACCGCCATCATCCAGATCGGCACCGAACTGGCGGTGATCCTCTACTTCCGCCATGACATCATCAACATCCTCACCCATTGGTTCGGCTGCCTGTTCGGCAGGAACGGCAAGGATTGGAAAGCCCGTATGGGGCGCGGCGACGAATACGCCACACTCGGCTGGAACATCATCGTCGGTTCCATTCCGATCGTCATCCTCGGCTTCACGCTGCAGGACGTCATCGAAACCTCGTTGCGCAACCTGTGGATCACGGTGACCGTGCTGCTGGTGTTCGGCGTGCTGCTGTGGGTGGTGGACGCCAAGGCCCGGCAGAACAAGACCATGGACGATATGACGTACCGTGATGCGTTCCTCTTCGGTCTGGGCCAGTCCATGGCACTGATTCCGGGCGTGTCCCGCTCCGGCGGCACCATCACCGTTGGACGTGCACTGGGATACACCCGCGAAGCCGCCGTGCGCCTGAGCTTCCTGATGGCCATTCCCGCGGTGTTCGGCTCGGGGCTGCTGGAAACCGTCAAGGCCGTGAAGAACTACAAAACCGATGCGATGTTCCCCGGCTGGGGGCCGACCCTCGTGGCCATGGTCATCAGCTTCGTACTCGGCTATATCGTGATCATCGGCTTCCTGAAGTTCGTATCGACCTTCTCCTACAAGGCCTTCGCCATCTACCGCATCGGTTTGGCTGTGGTCGTCGCCTTGCTGCTGATTGTGGGCGTGCTGCCGGCCATCGATCCCTCCGTGGCGGCTGCGGCATAA
- a CDS encoding PAC2 family protein: MNSSYSRGMSEAAKDTGAVLIAAFEGWNDACQAATNVVRHLVKRYESREIRHIRCDDFYDYQVARPMLCHVSGRTNLIWPQTTFYDIMLDAGKHIYAQIAPEPNYRWKEYCSQSLAIADELDVNRIITLGSMFSDCPHTRPLPIAVSDGDCQCEGDRSYNGPVGIPTVLDVAAAQQGFAHSSMWVSIPQYLGSDECSAGTMRLLDALGKHIGFTFDTADLKQKAEQWKAQASILVRCNDQLHDYVEHLEHDYDLQQKAEAEASLGAPQAEQLVKEAEAFLRQMGN, from the coding sequence ATGAACTCCAGTTACTCTAGAGGTATGAGTGAAGCAGCGAAGGACACCGGCGCAGTATTGATCGCCGCATTCGAGGGATGGAATGATGCCTGTCAGGCGGCGACGAACGTGGTGCGCCATCTGGTCAAGCGATATGAGTCCCGCGAGATTCGTCATATCCGTTGTGATGATTTCTATGACTACCAGGTTGCCCGTCCTATGCTGTGCCATGTTTCGGGACGCACCAATCTTATCTGGCCGCAGACCACGTTCTACGACATCATGTTGGACGCAGGAAAGCATATCTATGCGCAGATCGCCCCTGAACCGAACTATCGGTGGAAGGAATACTGTAGCCAGAGTCTGGCCATCGCCGATGAGCTGGATGTCAATCGAATCATTACGTTAGGTTCGATGTTCTCCGATTGCCCGCATACTCGGCCGTTGCCCATCGCCGTCAGCGACGGAGACTGTCAGTGCGAAGGAGACCGGTCGTATAACGGCCCGGTGGGCATTCCTACTGTTCTGGATGTGGCCGCCGCGCAGCAAGGCTTTGCTCATTCCTCAATGTGGGTGTCCATCCCCCAATATTTGGGCAGCGACGAATGTTCTGCCGGCACTATGCGATTGCTGGATGCGTTGGGCAAGCATATCGGCTTCACCTTCGATACGGCAGATCTGAAGCAGAAAGCCGAACAGTGGAAGGCTCAGGCATCGATACTGGTTCGTTGTAATGACCAGCTTCATGATTATGTGGAGCATTTGGAGCACGACTACGACTTGCAGCAGAAAGCCGAGGCGGAGGCTTCTTTGGGAGCGCCCCAGGCCGAACAACTGGTCAAAGAAGCGGAAGCATTTCTGCGCCAGATGGGTAATTAG
- the thrS gene encoding threonine--tRNA ligase, translating into MAQATISITVNGEAKEVEATTTGVELFAEDKNIIAVKINGENRDLYTPLADGDTVEPITLDSEDGLAIMRHSATHVMAQAVQEVYPNAKLGVGPVIKDGFYYDFQVDKPFTPEDLKDIEKRIQRIIKSSQSFRRRSVTEEEALKEEADQPFKIELIEDKEAHLDPAAATEISEKELSFYDNVDRDGNVVWKDLCRGPHLPNTRYIKAFKIERSAAAYWRGSEKNPTMQRIYGTAWATKDDLKAYQTRLEEAAKRDHRKLGAEMDLFSFPDEIGPGLAVFHPKGAAVINAMEDYSREMHRKHHYSFVQTPHITKGGLYETSGHLHWYKDGMYPAMHLDEEYDADGNVTKPGFDYYLKPMNCPMHNLIFKSRQRSYRELPLRLFEFGTVYRYEKSGEVHGLTRVRGLTQDDSHIYCTREQMKDELTSLLTFVLNLLKDFGLSDFYLELSTKDPDKYVGSDEIWEEATRTLREVAEASHLDLVADPGGAAFYGPKISVQARDAIGRTWQVSTIQLDFNLPERFQLEYIAKDGTHQRPVMIHRALFGSIERFFAVLLEHYAGAFPAWLAPVQVLGVPVADEFAPHLAGFVKSLEDEMVRCEIDYSDDRFGKKIRNASKSKVPFILIVGEEDMNNNAVSFRFRDGSQLNGVPVDKAREQILAVIAKRVQVNSADDFNAAVAE; encoded by the coding sequence ATGGCGCAAGCTACCATCTCCATAACCGTCAACGGCGAAGCGAAGGAGGTGGAAGCAACCACCACCGGCGTAGAACTGTTCGCGGAAGACAAGAACATCATCGCGGTCAAGATCAACGGCGAAAACCGTGACCTGTACACGCCGCTTGCCGACGGCGACACCGTAGAGCCCATCACGCTCGATTCCGAAGACGGCCTCGCGATCATGCGTCACTCAGCCACCCACGTCATGGCCCAGGCCGTGCAGGAGGTCTATCCGAACGCCAAGCTCGGCGTCGGCCCGGTGATCAAGGACGGCTTCTACTACGATTTCCAGGTTGACAAGCCCTTCACCCCGGAAGACCTCAAGGACATCGAGAAGCGCATACAGCGCATCATCAAGTCCTCCCAGTCCTTCCGCCGCCGGTCCGTGACCGAGGAAGAGGCCCTGAAGGAAGAGGCCGACCAGCCCTTCAAGATCGAGCTGATCGAAGACAAGGAAGCACACCTCGACCCGGCCGCCGCCACCGAGATTTCCGAGAAGGAACTCAGCTTCTACGACAACGTCGACCGTGACGGCAATGTGGTCTGGAAGGACCTGTGCCGCGGCCCGCACCTACCGAACACCCGCTACATCAAGGCTTTCAAGATTGAGCGTTCAGCCGCTGCCTACTGGCGTGGCAGCGAGAAGAACCCGACCATGCAGCGCATCTACGGCACCGCATGGGCCACCAAGGACGATCTCAAGGCATACCAGACCCGTCTGGAGGAGGCCGCCAAGCGCGACCACCGCAAGCTCGGTGCCGAGATGGATCTGTTCTCCTTCCCGGACGAGATCGGCCCCGGCCTGGCCGTGTTCCACCCGAAGGGTGCCGCCGTGATCAACGCGATGGAGGACTACTCGCGCGAGATGCACCGCAAGCACCACTACAGCTTCGTGCAGACCCCGCACATCACCAAGGGCGGCCTGTACGAGACCTCCGGTCACCTGCACTGGTACAAGGATGGCATGTACCCGGCCATGCACCTCGACGAGGAGTACGACGCGGACGGCAACGTGACCAAGCCCGGCTTCGACTACTACCTCAAGCCGATGAACTGCCCGATGCACAACCTGATCTTCAAGTCGCGCCAGCGCTCCTACCGTGAGCTGCCGCTGCGCCTCTTCGAGTTCGGTACCGTGTACCGCTACGAGAAGTCCGGCGAGGTCCATGGCCTGACCCGTGTGCGTGGCTTGACTCAGGACGATTCCCACATCTACTGCACCCGCGAGCAGATGAAGGACGAGCTGACCAGCCTGCTGACCTTCGTGCTGAATCTGCTCAAGGACTTCGGTCTGTCCGACTTCTACTTGGAGCTCTCCACCAAGGATCCGGACAAGTACGTCGGCTCCGACGAGATCTGGGAGGAGGCCACCCGTACCCTGCGTGAGGTCGCCGAGGCATCCCACCTCGACCTCGTGGCCGATCCGGGCGGGGCCGCCTTCTACGGCCCGAAGATCTCCGTGCAGGCCCGTGACGCCATCGGCCGTACTTGGCAGGTCTCGACCATCCAGCTCGACTTCAACCTGCCCGAGCGTTTCCAGCTTGAGTACATCGCGAAGGACGGCACCCATCAGCGTCCGGTGATGATTCACCGCGCCCTGTTCGGCTCCATCGAACGCTTCTTCGCCGTGCTGCTCGAGCACTACGCTGGCGCCTTCCCGGCGTGGCTGGCCCCCGTGCAGGTGCTCGGCGTGCCGGTTGCCGACGAGTTCGCCCCGCATCTGGCCGGTTTCGTCAAGTCCCTCGAGGATGAGATGGTCCGTTGCGAGATCGACTACTCCGATGACCGCTTCGGCAAGAAGATTCGCAACGCCTCCAAGTCCAAGGTGCCGTTCATCCTCATCGTCGGTGAGGAAGACATGAACAACAACGCGGTGAGCTTCCGCTTCCGCGACGGCAGCCAGCTCAACGGCGTACCGGTGGACAAGGCTCGCGAGCAGATCCTCGCCGTGATCGCCAAGCGCGTCCAGGTGAACTCCGCCGACGACTTCAACGCCGCTGTAGCTGAGTAA